A genomic stretch from Maniola hyperantus chromosome 22, iAphHyp1.2, whole genome shotgun sequence includes:
- the LOC138403900 gene encoding uncharacterized protein PF3D7_1120000-like: MEPENNEIEKKTEAPPSLKKQMIIRVHQFLRDEYRFIKLHNIDNCTISPLAASITRTARATGVSTSYVSRTLSQYALRLSSQSNKKAKQIKGTDREPNDKKKRKRKKVALAVVNVIKNKPISDSSGGESATKQACLNNVFVIKQQPLDIAQETPVIKQAVSCIEQEILDIKQETLDIEEDISDIEQETPGINQEVPCIEQEILDIKQETLDIEEDISDIEQKTPGIKQEVPCIEQEILDIKQETLDIEEDISDIEQETPGIKQEVPCIEQEILDIKQETLDIKEDISDIEEDTSNVLQERQDIKQETNDKQKKISNEIDFENEININILLPNENVIYASSSKSDIEHDTHYILF; this comes from the exons ATGGAACCGGAAAATAACGAAATTGAGAAAAAAACAGAAGCACCTCCCTCTTTG AAAAAGCAAATGATCATCAGAGTTCATCAGTTTCTCCGTGACGAATATCgatttattaaattacataatatagacAATTGCACAATATCACCTCTCGCTGCTTCGATAACCCGTACTGCTCGTGCAACGGGTGTGTCGACTAGTTACGTATCTCGCACACTCTCGCAGTATGCTCTTCGACTATCATCACAATCAAACAAAAAAGCGAAACAAATAAAGGGAACTGACCGAGAGCCAAATGATAAAAAGAAACGAAAAAGAAAGAAGGTTGCTCTTGCCGTcgtaaatgtaataaaaaacaaacCTATTTCAGATTCTTCAGGTGGAGAAAGCGCAACAAAACAAGCTtgtttaaataatgtttttgtcaTTAAACAACAACCATTAGACATTGCACAAGAAACACCAGTCATTAAACAAGCAGTATCATGTATTGAACAAGAAATACTTGACATCAAACAAGAAACACTAGACATCGAAGAAGATATTTCAGACATTGAACAAGAAACACCAGGCATTAATCAAGAAGTACCATGTATTGAACAAGAAATACTTGACATCAAACAAGAAACACTAGACATCGAAGAAGATATTTCAGACATTGAACAAAAAACACCAGGCATTAAACAAGAAGTACCATGTATTGAACAAGAAATACTTGACATCAAACAAGAAACACTAGACATCGAAGAAGATATTTCAGACATTGAACAAGAAACACCAGGCATTAAACAAGAAGTACCATGTATTGAACAAGAAATACTTGACATCAAACAAGAAACACTAGACATCAAAGAAGATATTTCAGACATTGAAGAAGATACATCAAATGTTTTACAAGAAAGACAAGATATCAAGCAGGAGACAAacgataaacaaaaaaaaatctccaacgaaattgattttgaaaatgaaattaacaTCAACATTTTGTTGCCTAATGAAAATGTCATATATGCTTCATCGTCAAAAAGTGATATAGAACATGACActcattatattttgttttaa